A region of the Uranotaenia lowii strain MFRU-FL unplaced genomic scaffold, ASM2978415v1 HiC_scaffold_36, whole genome shotgun sequence genome:
AACTGCATATTTGAAATATATGATCAGATTAtgagaaacaatttaaaaaattaattcaacttACTTGAACAAAACATAAGCCTTCATTTGAATGGGTCGTTTTTTATCGTTATCATAGAAGAAGCGCTGCGAACGCATGACAACCGAACGATCAGAACCTGGAAACGGAACATACCAGCTATTGTTCAAAGAACGAACTTTTCCAACCAGGGGTCGATCCTTGAGACGAGGTTGAAAATTGGGCAAACGCACTGGAAAGAGTTTACTGCGCAAAGACCGTAGCTCGTTTGCGTGGGCTAACCCATAGATAGCCGATTCCCAGGTGCCATAATGAATGACAGCCCCACCGGCGTTTGGCGATTTGTTAGTTACCCCAATGAAGGATTCAACAGAATTCACTACACCGTTGAACTGATTCTCCAGAAACACGGTTCCCAAATCTGTAGGGATACTGTCAAGACCGCAAGCGGATACTATGTACACTCCTTTTTCCTGAGCCTTTTCATGATACAGAAGTTGCATGCGTTCCATGTATTGCGGTTCTCCGCTAACGTCCACGTGGTGTGTACCAGCTTCAACACAGGCCTTGACAACCTGCTCCCCGAAGAATCGATAAGGCCCACAGCAGTTCACCACTATTCGGCATTGCTTGGCCATCGCGTTCAGCGATTCCGGATCCTTAACATCTGCGATGACTATCGGAATCTCCGCAAGATCGGTACTTGCCCAATTAAGGACTGAAATAAGCTTATCTTTATTTCGTCCAGCGACGCCCCATTTCAAACCGTCCAGCAATTTGATGGCCTGGAGTACTGTATATTTACCGGTGAACCCAGTTGCACCGAATATTATGACGTCCAGCGGTCTTTTTTCCTCGGTCATGTTCCCGATGGATGAATGCGAAATGCTGGTTTGAGATTCCTAAGAAAAGTGCGAACGCTGAAAAAGCAAAGAACAAACATTGTGTGACCAGATCGCGGAAACCGGTAATGCTCCCACGAATACAAAATTGATTCGAAGTTGTCCTCGTGGGACGGTGCAAGTTGCATTTTTGCGTGGAATCGAACGATAAAAAAGAGTGGACAAAAAGTTTCACTTTTTCACAAGTGTGGTTTTGGttgcaatttaaaattagaactcGATCGAACATATCCGGAATGACTCAGTTTAACGATTAACAAAGTTCGATTGCTGTTTCAAAACCTTCAGAGAAAAGATCTTAACCACAGAgtaccatcaagacgccattcaccgcccagttaagcggtttttcaacttcaaacatgtgtaataaaaaaacgacggcagatttttattcgctttcttttccaatacatcccaaaactgctctactttaaataaaaaatttagtggaatgtgaaaaatttacgcttttcaaaataattaactaaactttggggtgttcaactggccctattaccgcccactcgactttttcgggtatcgataatgttttctcaagaaaaaattatctaaacaacacggaaactgttttttttagtattttccatacaacgagctgtcaaaaccatattttggctctttagagaatacattttgtgaattttcatccgcaaatttagtacaaattttaacaaagtgcgttgactgacaaaatgatgattcccggcaaacaacctcaagtaaccggttactttcagcgataaaacatcattttctaacataatcaaactaaaggcttcttacaatttacacatttgacacaatacatgcgttaaaaacaaagaaattgtgcgtgaccggtcattaggaacccacacttttttttatacaccaattaccgcccatcactaaacgcttcaaaaaacaacaactattggaaaaatcgaaagttttttgatgcaaatctattcttcgaaaataaaactatcgtttcaagttgATTTTAGGTCCAAAAGGTACtatctagtaaacaaaaaccctttttgccctaggagtacagtaatgcttagttcgctaacaggcgtcgaattccataatttgaccggaaacgaaaaaccaaatattttatttctggctatagttagcataattaagtgatgttttttcagtgaaatggtcgaacaatgatgccgacacagaacacaggtcttatattttgagaaaacatcccagttttttcaaaatacacacaaaagggtgattttgggcggtaaatggtgactgggcggtgaatggcgtcttgatggtaattgaaaaataaaaaaaaaagtttgcagctagcttttttaattattactTTTACTTTTGCCAAAAACGTTGCTTTTTATGTTAGCTAAATTTTGCGtatttaaatgaataatttataataatgTAATGTGAATGAATAAGATGATCATTCCTTCAAAAGCAGTTACCTATATCAAATATCTGTATTTTATCATCGTTAATACTGAACGTTTAAGACAGACAGGTTCCACTGCTGACCCTCATTAAACACATGTTTTATAGGGGCGTAAGTAAATTcaatttggaattattttttttgagaattgttAATTTAATTATCTGGAGTAATCCTTTCTATCAATACTGAACCACATCGAAAAAGTGTAGGTTGTAGACCCTTTTGAAAATCGTTCCCGGTTTTAAAATGAAGGGGGAGCCTATAAAGGGGTACGTAATTATTCCTTCCTCCAAGTTTGCGTCGTAAATGAAGTGTGAGTATCCAGATGCTTGATGTACACAATTTTAATTCCATGAATCATATTAGCAGTTTAATTGCTCTGATGGAGAAAAGAACAAACTTTCGATCTCCAAACAATCCAGCTTGGGCCGGCATAATTTTGGAGCCGAACAAAACCaatgaaataaataactcaCCGGTCACAAACCTTATCGACCAACAATTCCACGTTTAATCCCAGGGGGGACAAAAAATGAACGCCAAAGCAGAGCAAAGTACACGATACCTATCCTATATGGTGGCTATTGTGCGAACGACTACGGCAAACTAACTGCCGGCGATTTTAATACGTGGCTgagagttgagttgagttgagacTTTGGGGTTCAAGATTTTGCATTGCTCCTCACCAATTGCTATACAAATGTGCAATGTGAGCGGACGCCATGCACGTTCGATCAGTTTGACGAGCACGATCATGATGCAACAATTTTATAAATGGTTGAACCAGAaacaaatcgtaatttaatgtTTGAAAAGTGGCTGTCGGCTTCAAGAACATACCAAGGTCGAGTATGAACTCTAGTTGTGcctaattttttcagaaatacttAGAAGTTGTCGTGTACTAGAGGTATCTGGAAGACGACATACGTACCAAGGAATACCGTCATAAGTGGACGATGACTAATCGAAAAGTATACATATAGTGTTCCAGAACGTCTTACGCTGCTACGCTTTAATCACTAACTTCTTCAAACAAGCTTAACTGGACTGAGAGTATGAGATCATCTCAACTTGTTTTCGCgccacaaattaaaattttcttctggttAGTACTTAAATACGTTATTGAGATGGATCGCAATGGATGTCTGGGAAAATGCTCATCATGAAGAAATGGTTCAAAAACTTAACtgtccaaaatttaaataaaattgaacttcacattttttttttaaataaagccaGATCTCAATGTTTACAATAATGCATTTTTAAGCCATTAagcatcaataattttttttctcgatttttctcATATCATGGACCCTTTTAAGTGATTGTTgaggataaaataaatcaaaatttcgaccGTTTTAAAACATCCCTAATTCGAATCCGATTGAACTGAAACTTCGCACAAGTTAGTTTGTTGGGTAATTTACTAAATGTACATATAAAGCGTTTGGAGTCAAAGATGGATTAACGGATTTTTTGGAGTCAGAGGGGTATACTAAAGtgcaaaaatcatcaattttgtttgagttattaaCATGAAACGATTCTCCATATCTTTATCTGgtctaaatttcagattttttgaaattttatttccatacttttGTATATATGAAAAACGgacaaaaacgaaaactttgaagcacgttttctcgaaaacagcTTTGATACGTTTTTACCCCTTCGACTCTAAGGGCCTCATAAGGGGCAtgagtgcataaaagcttatttcgagaaaacacgcttttgaattgttttgtatggccattttccatataccATATATTTTCCGAGAGTTggcatttttctttcgaatgtaAAAGGGCTGTACTTTATTTCCCCGAAAACGTTTGCCCATAATGAAAAATCTCCAGAATGTCAAACACCAGAAATAACactttccagatatttttcctCAGACGAATCCTTCCCCAAGGAAACTTTTCgacagaatgaaccatttcccagaaaattgaatatatatTCATCCAAACTggaattagaataaaaaatagattttttttacaaaaaaatactactggtgttaaaataaattatgaaaactttcaaacaattgttcgttttgaaaaagtaaaaagttaGTTAAATTAAACTagagggaaataaaaaaaattgcaggaaaaaatctagattttgtGGAATTCTAGGCAATGTTCCATTCTGGAGAGggaaaattctgggaaatggtccattttgggaaaaaaaattctggtaaatgttgcattttgggaaaaaaaatctggggaatggttcatTTTGGGATTTGGTTTCGGTTATTCGTCATTCTGGGGGAAAATCATTCTGGTTAAATGTTTTCGGGCTTGATttgaaaatccgaaaaaaatcgtaaaatataGTTTGAGATATAAAGAATCCTTTTGAATCataaactcaaaatcgaccattttgtcacttatacttCTTTGACTATGATGGTCTCATATTTAAGTATTTATGTCATTCTTGATGGTTTCAAGACATTGTTAGCTAGAACATTGTTCTACAGAATAAAATCAGAGTACAAATTTTGgcgtaaggtacaccggggtaagtgtggacgatggctattaaaagaatactgtgcactattttttcgaacttttaatgcagaatgatcaatttacttgtaatccaTCTAATAattgtgaaaaagatacgatcccgacaataacggatgtttacatcgactttttgggaattttctattttcaactacgacgTCGaattgatgtgcatctttttcaattgaaaatgtctcgtaaactagctggatcttgacgaaaaactctacattcgaaacaaccagttaggaaaagaaacggcggttaaaatgaaggaaaaagagtttaaattacgaaaaactaaaattttgtctccaaaccctacctgggctaagtgtggacggctttatacaGACTAGATGTTTGCacatcttttcaattttctgttctTCATCcaacaaaattttgctatatttttcatgaaaagttgggtaaTGTTCATGTTTGTTCTGGAATAAGTAcctatatattttcgataaaatcggatctcggtTGTTGctacataaattacacacaacactcattgaaagatgccttattaatagtactatgaacttttttcaaaattttggaccgttctagcaataaagtaacgtattaaaccaagaaaacaaaaatttgttgaaaatttcctgagaaatcaatgggaaaatctaccgtccgcagcagtccataacaatttacgtgataacttttcttgctttgcttctatcaagctcatctcttcagcgttcgtacacaacatgttctgcatcacattgaacgtggttttatcaaaattgatccgctgctgatttttttaatttgaactatacgaaaaaccgttcacatttaccccggtgtacctcatttaaaattttttaagcttgcTCGAATGACAAAAGTTGAAGTGGTTGAAGCTTGTAAAGAGTACCTAATGTCCACTTCTTAGTACTCTTAGACGTCACTTGGACGGCTGAGATCCGTCTCATCAACTGCTTAGGTAAAGAAAGAACGCGGTACGGCTATTAGCCGTCTGCAAAGGACAAGTAGAATATTGGCAATTTCGTTGTGTATAATCATcattagattttgaaatttcaatgtaccaaggttcatttgaaaaatttggtcgCAGACGTAAAGTGAAAGCAGACTTGttcacaaaacatttttattttgtaaaaattgaaactcTTCACGCATTGTCCAATGTAGCAACACTGCCGATTTTCTCTTTAGCAGCTTTCGAATGAGAATTTTGCAGAACCAAATGATTGACCGAAAAAAACACGCTGTTCCTCTTTTGATAGTAGCTATAGGCAGTACAGCTGTATAGTTACATCACATCGCTGGCTATCGACGCCACCAGCAGATGGTTTTTGTGGACCCGGTCTAGAGAAGAAGCTTTCAGTAAACAACTGTACATACCTACCAACTTAGCGTTAGTTTTGTGTTGTCTTCATAAGTCTGGCAGTATTTAACATGTAAGTAATGCTCGCATGAACATCGGACGTCGGATTCCAGATGTTAACTTCATCATGTCAAATCCATCTGATCTGATAAGCTGTGTGACCGAAGATGATTAGACTAGAGGTATTATTTGAGTCCAAATCAATCAGTGGTACCTAGTACTCGTACATCAGAAATGTTCGTGTTTG
Encoded here:
- the LOC129759998 gene encoding saccharopine dehydrogenase-like oxidoreductase, coding for MTEEKRPLDVIIFGATGFTGKYTVLQAIKLLDGLKWGVAGRNKDKLISVLNWASTDLAEIPIVIADVKDPESLNAMAKQCRIVVNCCGPYRFFGEQVVKACVEAGTHHVDVSGEPQYMERMQLLYHEKAQEKGVYIVSACGLDSIPTDLGTVFLENQFNGVVNSVESFIGVTNKSPNAGGAVIHYGTWESAIYGLAHANELRSLRSKLFPVRLPNFQPRLKDRPLVGKVRSLNNSWYVPFPGSDRSVVMRSQRFFYDNDKKRPIQMKAYVLFNSLLHVILIGIFGGIFALMSRFKLGRQLLLKYPVFFSGGYVSHEGPSEESMNSTDFAIYLIGEGWAGDKQQLEVTNQLKTPPEKKIYVKVSGNNPGYGSTCVALLLSATTILNEHAKMPSTGGVYPPGAAYYKTNLIEELCKHGLKFEVIEKPK